Proteins encoded within one genomic window of Triticum aestivum cultivar Chinese Spring chromosome 2D, IWGSC CS RefSeq v2.1, whole genome shotgun sequence:
- the LOC123054427 gene encoding putative lipid-transfer protein DIR1, whose protein sequence is MAKSRTMVAALLLVMAVSLAALEGVHGVCGMSNDEFKLCQPAAAVNNPTDSPSAECCAALGKANLSCICRYKGIAGIWLRMYHIDANRAMALPGKCGLTMPNNCS, encoded by the coding sequence ATGGCTAAGTCACGCACAATGGTTGCGGCATTGTTACTTGTCATGGCAGTGTCCCTCGCTGCACTAGAGGGTGTTCATGGCGTCTGCGGCATGTCAAATGATGAATTCAAGCTTTGCCAGCCCGCGGCGGCAGTGAATAACCCGACAGACAGTCCATCAGCTGAGTGTTGTGCTGCCCTTGGGAAGGCCAACCTATCATGCATCTGCCGCTACAAGGGCATCGCCGGCATATGGCTGAGAATGTATCACATCGATGCAAACCGCGCCATGGCGCTACCCGGTAAGTGCGGTCTCACCATGCCGAACAACTGCTCTTGA